A single region of the Oleispira antarctica RB-8 genome encodes:
- a CDS encoding transcriptional regulator, LysR family, which produces MYNLEQLRMFVETAHLGSFSACARKLGKVQSAVSQGIANLEIDLDSRLFDRRTRKPSLTPAGERLLSYAQAILLQMDELDSAVKAMGRQEETLIRLAVDNALLLPNLYIVLSRFESQFPATDIEVVSTTSFDVLEALENDQADIGLTFVEFDFNREVELGYIGSLIFYPVCHPDHPLAQFSEITAGDLLPHRQIMSRSLKGSMPTQLPKMSSKAWYCNSYTAMQLLAEQGVGWCYLPDYLVEQAIQAENLKKMKFSFDHKPWKLSIELVRQKNKALGPALTWLHDELKELLDE; this is translated from the coding sequence ATGTATAACTTAGAACAATTGCGAATGTTTGTAGAGACGGCACATCTTGGCTCATTTTCGGCCTGTGCGCGTAAGTTGGGAAAAGTGCAATCGGCGGTTAGCCAGGGTATTGCTAATCTAGAAATCGATTTAGACAGTCGATTATTTGATCGCCGTACGCGCAAGCCTAGTTTAACGCCAGCAGGAGAGCGCTTACTCAGTTACGCACAAGCAATTTTGTTGCAAATGGACGAGCTAGACAGCGCAGTAAAAGCCATGGGGCGGCAAGAAGAGACACTGATTCGCTTAGCGGTTGATAATGCCCTGTTATTGCCGAATCTTTATATTGTGCTCTCAAGATTCGAAAGCCAATTTCCAGCGACAGACATTGAAGTGGTAAGTACTACAAGTTTTGATGTGCTTGAAGCGCTGGAAAACGATCAGGCAGATATCGGTCTAACGTTTGTAGAATTCGATTTTAATCGCGAAGTCGAACTGGGCTATATCGGCAGTTTGATTTTTTACCCTGTGTGTCATCCAGATCACCCCCTTGCTCAATTTAGCGAAATCACGGCGGGCGACTTATTACCCCATCGGCAAATCATGTCACGCAGTTTAAAAGGCAGTATGCCAACGCAGTTGCCGAAAATGTCTTCTAAGGCTTGGTACTGTAATAGCTATACCGCAATGCAGCTGCTAGCGGAACAGGGAGTAGGATGGTGTTATTTACCCGATTATCTAGTAGAGCAGGCTATCCAGGCTGAGAATTTGAAAAAGATGAAGTTTTCGTTTGATCACAAGCCTTGGAAACTTTCGATAGAGCTGGTTAGGCAAAAAAACAAAGCATTAGGACCAGCACTCACCTGGCTGCATGATGAGTTGAAAGAGTTGTTGGATGAGTAA
- a CDS encoding Diguanylate cyclase with GAF sensor, producing MQPPEIPDTEDERIAELRSLLLLDSSPEERFDRITRVAKQLFNVPIALVSLIDTERQWFKSNVGLDATETGRDISFCGHAILGEDVFIIENAAEDERFSDNPLVAEGPEIRFYAGAPLAMPSGNNLGTLCIISPEPRKFGPEQSILLHDLSKIVISELVSQQAATQDALTGIHNRRGFEILAQKSMANSARYGWKSALVFLDLNKFKEINDTYGHQVGDQALVDFSRLLTQMVRESDIIARLGGDEFVVMLMNSEEAEAREKVKVFMQELKQYNQQHNQPYELCASYGIVEYVPEDHASLEELISAADELMYHNKQKKD from the coding sequence ATGCAACCCCCTGAAATTCCCGATACAGAAGATGAACGAATTGCAGAGCTGCGCTCACTATTATTGCTCGACAGCTCTCCGGAAGAACGTTTCGATCGCATTACTCGAGTCGCTAAGCAGCTATTCAATGTGCCTATTGCGCTTGTCAGTTTAATTGATACTGAACGTCAGTGGTTTAAGTCGAATGTTGGCTTAGATGCAACCGAAACAGGTCGTGATATCTCTTTTTGTGGACACGCTATTTTGGGTGAAGACGTTTTTATCATTGAAAATGCCGCAGAAGACGAGCGTTTTAGTGATAACCCATTAGTGGCAGAAGGCCCTGAAATTCGTTTTTATGCTGGTGCTCCACTTGCCATGCCCAGTGGTAATAACTTGGGTACCTTGTGTATTATCAGCCCCGAACCCCGTAAGTTTGGCCCAGAGCAAAGTATCCTTCTACACGATTTATCTAAAATTGTAATCAGTGAATTAGTCTCTCAGCAAGCGGCCACACAAGATGCCTTAACAGGTATACATAACCGTCGTGGCTTTGAAATACTCGCACAAAAGAGCATGGCAAACAGTGCTCGTTACGGTTGGAAAAGTGCGTTAGTATTTTTAGACTTGAATAAATTCAAAGAAATTAATGATACCTATGGCCATCAAGTGGGTGACCAAGCATTAGTCGACTTCTCGCGCTTACTAACCCAGATGGTGCGCGAATCGGACATCATTGCTCGCTTAGGAGGGGATGAGTTCGTCGTGATGCTGATGAATTCAGAAGAGGCTGAGGCGCGCGAAAAAGTTAAAGTTTTTATGCAGGAATTAAAACAATATAATCAGCAGCATAATCAGCCTTATGAACTATGCGCTTCTTATGGCATCGTAGAATACGTGCCTGAAGATCATGCAAGTCTTGAAGAATTGATCTCCGCGGCAGATGAATTGATGTACCACAATAAACAGAAGAAAGACTGA
- a CDS encoding Transcriptional regulator, MarR family: protein MKALDKRLFFLLNMAQRKLFNHVDKVCEDALDTSVTQLAALLYIVKHAGCLQKEVAKALSLNKSAVTGLIVRMEKKALLERFVSDEDARAIKLYPTPTGVQKTLELMPFIDELNSTFDEEFSDEEMQTVLKFLNFIIKKF from the coding sequence ATGAAAGCCTTGGATAAACGTCTCTTTTTTCTACTCAATATGGCCCAACGCAAACTCTTCAATCATGTTGATAAAGTCTGTGAGGATGCTCTTGATACCTCGGTCACTCAGTTGGCAGCCCTGCTGTACATCGTTAAACATGCAGGTTGCTTGCAAAAAGAGGTGGCGAAAGCGTTATCACTGAATAAATCGGCAGTCACTGGCCTGATTGTGCGCATGGAAAAAAAGGCGCTGTTAGAGCGCTTTGTGAGTGACGAAGATGCTAGGGCTATTAAGCTATACCCAACACCGACTGGAGTTCAAAAGACATTAGAGCTTATGCCGTTCATAGATGAGCTTAATAGTACATTTGACGAAGAATTCAGTGACGAAGAAATGCAAACCGTATTGAAGTTTTTAAATTTTATTATCAAGAAATTTTAA